From a region of the Methanolobus tindarius DSM 2278 genome:
- a CDS encoding MTH865 family protein: protein MSVKEDIHSQIVGGLADATFPIETPEKLLAAFPAGADTTCKSGDVSVTAGEAGGLLTAEDFPFKSATEVADVIVERAGL from the coding sequence ATGAGCGTAAAAGAAGATATACACAGCCAGATTGTCGGTGGACTTGCAGATGCAACATTCCCAATTGAAACCCCTGAAAAACTCCTTGCAGCATTCCCTGCAGGAGCAGACACAACCTGTAAGTCAGGAGACGTATCAGTAACAGCAGGTGAGGCAGGCGGACTTCTCACAGCTGAAGATTTCCCATTCAAGAGCGCAACCGAAGTTGCAGATGTAATTGTTGAGAGGGCAGGACTTTAA